In Neofelis nebulosa isolate mNeoNeb1 chromosome 10, mNeoNeb1.pri, whole genome shotgun sequence, one DNA window encodes the following:
- the LOC131487391 gene encoding LOW QUALITY PROTEIN: cytochrome c-like (The sequence of the model RefSeq protein was modified relative to this genomic sequence to represent the inferred CDS: deleted 1 base in 1 codon), which yields MGDVEKGKKIFVQKCAQCHTVEKGGKHKTGPNLHGLFGRKTGQAPGFSYTDANKNKGITWGEETLMEYLENPKKYIPGTKMIFAGIKKAGERADLIAYLKKATKE from the exons ATGGGTGATGTTGAGAAGGGCAAGAAGATTTTTGTTCAGAAGTGTGCCCAGTGCCATACTGTGGAAAAGGGAGGCAAGCACAAGACTGGGCCAAATCTCCACGGTTTATTTGGGCGAAAGACAGGCCAAGCCCCTGGGTTTTCTTACACGGATGCCAACAAGAACAAAGGCATCACCTGGGGAGAGGAGACACTGATG GAGTATttggagaatcccaagaagtacATCCCTGGAACAAAAATGATCTTCGCTGGCATTAAGAAGGCAGGGGAAAGAGCAGACTTGATAGCTTATCTCAAAAAAGCTACTAAGGAGTAA